In the Silene latifolia isolate original U9 population chromosome 1, ASM4854445v1, whole genome shotgun sequence genome, TGCGCACCGAGGTGTTTGTTATAACATGGTTTATGGACTATCATAAATGGGAATTGATATTGGTTGTTTGGTGAGATCTCATTTTTTAGTTGATCACTTTGCATAAAGGATCATTTAGGGACTTGGTTATAAAGTCGGTTGACGGGATGAGACTAAAACTCGTATAAGATCCTTGGCGATAGAATACCCAATTCCCCTCTAATACAATGTTAGAGGCTGAATTCAATGTGGAAGGCCTATTGTTAAGAGATTGAAGCACACAATAATTTATATCCCGAGGTgtgtgtaacgccccgtaatttcggaccgttaatatatttcgaaaataatttattaatgaaataaaatttgatatttaagtatttaaagtaaaaataattcaaagaaatataattttattatattttgaagaaaagtatttattttgatagtttcgagatgtttaaaaatagtttaaaccgtgtaaaactttttatttcgaaataagggcgtatcggggggaaaatgacaattcttttgaacgttgggtaaacgaatttggaaatgggtcgtatgagtattcaattttcttgtaatctcgtgtttaaaaactttggtcttgtcggattttgcatttgacctacggttttaattattatcgaaacgagccaaaaccgactcgaaaaatcccgactcaaacccgactccctcctttcctttctccctttcacGCGTCactcccccttccccttcatttttcTGGTTTTCCTTGTTCTTCAATCACCTAACATTTCCCAaaaacacatttttatacatttcaaGCTAAAATCGTCACATCTTTCTCGTTTCTTAttggattttcacgaaatttacatttccggaatcccctcgtcgagatctacaacctagtatgttttaatttcagttttcttgaagttgttttaagatgaattttcggtaatttcggtatttatgtacttattatggtgtttttattgtttaattaggtgaagaattggaggacgagtttggggactcgtatattgtcgaggatagcggctagtgcttgttagggtttgggtttaaggtgctaattgctcttttttttagcttaaggtaacatatttcgagttactcgacgaaagatcgtcacatgctttgttgtttttggatgttttgtaatttttggtttgagtagaattttcacatgttaaaatttgatgcatgcatgcttaatttatgccttttgttagtttaagttaacaaagttgaattgggaacgattaattagtgttcagacgatgtaataatgaacaaaaatggaaaaaaaagagaGGTGTAGGGGGCGGCGGCCGAAGAGCCCTAAGCAGCGAAATCGGCAGGCCcatggctggcccgggtcggcccgttgcttgtttcgcggttttccatgcattgttcgtcattttaggttcattaatgatataattagaataagtaatgtatgggtaagcttttgaattaaatcaaattagtagtaaaaattatgttaaaggtaaaaattatatttattttggtagttgcacatgttagtataggttagaaaatgaaattgtaaagattaggctcagaatgaattatatagcgataattgtaatgttttgttgattgtgccgaaaactgagccttagtccctttgatcgatgcgatgtcgattaattgagtgattggtcaccgcaatttaacccgcactgtcgcagggtcaggttgcgggtaaaaattcggttggatgaaattttgaatgatttagataatcggcctttttcttgttttaggccatttatcaagttttagttcacatgtatagttgattgaatttaagtagcttcttattttgtagaaacggccctagattccctgaagcctttaacatggttaatattgttagaattggaaattagtattgaatacttattgaggatattgttggattgtttgctgaatagacatttatatagcctttcacatgatagaatgttagaatttatgttggtaagtaggactctttgccctcttatggttaagtgggtgtcttacttgatttgtgtggtgagtcttgtgtggtgtgggctaaagtattcaagtcgggACTTGCTTTGGGACTAGGTTCTAGGTGAGTATtccggccttcatcatagataggtctttatagtctttgacgagtatatgttcactgcttgatagcctttgtgttcctgactagtggatttatatccaagttggggcatgacctcgttacttattttgatagtaagtggtcaacttaagtactagccaaccctttggtggactccttagggtactcactttgttttagaaaaattgtgggtcttgggtgcggtggtgtgtatccgcatgtctaggtctcaagagattttaggctagggttgtgttgtgtcttggccatgttttattaatattaaccgctgagccaagataccggttcgattaccttccctacctcgtggtatagactcgagttacaaagtgactattgaccgtactaagaacttatgcccgctttgatatattgccctttcttgtatggtgattttatgaactcgtaataggtgagatgtaagcgattctgattgataaagtttggattacggTTTGTTATAtatttcacatgatagtttattttGGTCAGTtagggggtcataggttagaatacttgataattaaattgtttatcatgttgtttacatgttttattacatgttacattaaatatgacgattcgtggctgggaggactcgaagttactccccactgaattgtggctttcgtgtttgtataaaatgcgattgacaggttgttgatgctttgttggggtcacagacgagaaagcgagcataaggaaccttggacctagtttggctattcttatagtaaaccttttaacttttggttttgtatataatttgaagggacatatgtctcccttttctatttttggtttgtatcattctattttcttatttagctatggcatgtaaagtagttcgttagcattgcaggttttggcatcCGCCTCTTGGgatgttggaaatgtttgtgattggtttaaattttttttgaaattacaggttttgtctagttgaaccaattacaaacatatcctgtcagtttttctgtagaatttacgtaattaattaaggctagatttaagggtgtcacatgtgtgcttagacttgcatgttgtatggttgatcttttgaaaaagtgtgtttgcaAGGACACGATGAAAAGAATCAACCTATATGAACATGAAGTACAGCCGCTTCAAGGGAGTATGGGTTTGAGTCCTGATATGTTCATGAATAGATATGGGACACTAGGCTTGTAATTAAGTGtcggtttatgtaatttttagaaGTAAATTAGTTTATGCGTgagttatcttcatgtattcaaaatgggtagaaagggttcaatgcttagtcacaccccgatactcgaatatttggaatgtgtaatttcactatgtgaaaattcaatcttcgtgacattttcatttatgcataaattggtatgtttgttaggttatttaaattcttgaattacgcttaaatgggggaggaatgttggtgatttaagagtaattaccggttcatttaACGTAATTAAGATTGGTTCGTAGATGGGTAATCTCTAAATAATATAATGTGAGTTCAGGAAGTACGAAGTGTACACTCGCATAATTATTTACGGAATTACGGTATAGTTTTCGGTTCGAATAACTATGACGGAGGTTGGTAGTAATTAAattactcgggttttaattaattgaAACCGGAATTTCTGAAGAGTTGTAACTCTTCATAAATGCATCTCCCAATCCCCTGCTTTCCAGTTTCTTTGTCATTATAAATAGACAAagggaaaagaagaaaaaggtaaCAGAACAATCTTCTTTTGCATCATAAAGAACGAACAACATAACATCCTACAACAAAATACTTCTTAATTATATCTCTGTATTCTGTGCCGAATACAGAGGGCAACCGTCTTATCTCAATAAAAAATTCGATACAACCCAGGCACTAAAGTAAGggtcgaattgttctattaggaaagcataGCGATTCGGTGCGGTTTTCATTATTGTCAATCCTTATTCGTGCATAAACAAATTTCTAACATAATATTCCTTTTAATTTCCTTGTACACTTACTACTAATAAATAGTATACCATTTAATTTTAATGTGAGAATGTTGCATGAGTATTAATGTTGTTTTGTCTACTACACCCTTctaatttaaattgtttttatttgattaaacgtTACAATGGTTAATGGAAAATGAGGGaaaaataataagttaattcataaaaTATCATCGTTATCTCCAAAAGTTTAAAAAAAGGAAGTATATACTTATGCTTAATACTTCTTATTATCATTTTGATAAAGTTGGACTAAGAAAAATATAATTCAGTCCACGGGCAAAATTGATATAATTCGGTTACAAAAGTCAAATTAGAATAAAAAAATAATAGGTTATAATAACACACCAAAAAAAACTCAACAAAATTATGTGAATATCAAGCCACTACAAAAGTAGTAAAAATAATTTACGTAACCAAACATTTGTTAACGAATAGTTAGAGAATTCCAGTGATTTTACGGGAAATTAAACTAGTATATAATAAAAAGGCATGGCAAAGCATACATTAAATCATTCCCCGTTTTACAAAATTTTAGCAAGCCATATTGTCAtgcatttattttatttatttttttttaaaaaaagagaaattattGAAAGAATTTGTAGCATTAAACACAATCATTAAAATTTGGCTTTTCATTTTAAACTAGTTTTgtggcccgtgaaattcacgggatgttTTGTTTCTACCGTAATGTTTTTAGtgatttaatatcataacatACTACGATCAACTCAACTTACGATTTTCATGTTTTAAGTTAAAACTTCTTAAGGTTGTATAAAGTCAGTTAATTTTTTGTACAACAGTTTAATTGTTACACAAAACTATAATATTATCAATGAGAACCCTCGCTAATTATTAGATATTAAAATTGTATCAACAATTCAGGAAATAACATAACACACACGATTAGAATTGTTATGACAAAACTAACATTTCACACCACCCATAATATTGTagctaataaaataataaattgcGAAACTAAGAATTCCAAAGGAGAAACTCGAACAACAATTACATCATTAAGGCATAATActttatatattaaaacaatattatacaaaattgTATGTCATCTCTCCAAAAATTTTCACCTTTAGCCATATACTTCAAAAAATGAAGTACTTCGAGTATTTGCCACCCATCGCAAAACCCACGTAATTGATATGTTCTTTAGATTGTCATACTTAAATACCATTGTCTCCTAAAATTTCAATTACATAACCTTTGAAAAATGCAATAACCATTACAAAGACAATGtattaataataaaaattacaattaaaagagacaaaagacaaaaattaaGGTTAAAGCTCATTCATCTAATGTTAGCGTAGAATTTAGAGATGGGTGAGGGATTACGAGCTTCTCATCGAATATGGTGGCTAAAAAGAAAAATTATTAGATCAATACAAAGATTTATGACTTGTGGATACATAATACCATTTAAAAGAAGTGATTGAAAATACATACAATCCATACACATAATATAGTTGATGGTTGTGTAGAGTGTTAGatgatgtatatatatatatatatatatatatatatatatatatatatatatatatatatatatatatatatatatatatatatatatatatatatatatatatatatatatatatatatatatatatatatatacatatatatatatatatatatacatatatatatatatatatatatatatataaagatggATTGTTGGGATTAGAAACCCAAAAGATGGGAGTGATTAACAAATAACTTCTTCAATTATATATATTTAGTGTAATTTATGAACATGCACGTATCACTCCAAGTTAATGTCATCAAGAGTTAGCACATAAATTGGTAGATGAATGGTTTCGTTTTTAAAGGGAATAATTTAAATATTCTTAGAAATAGTTGAGttaattttaatttgttatgtccCATTTAATTTGTCACGTCGCTtttaatttgccatgtcacattaatttaGATACCCTTTTAAATAGATTTTAAAGATATTTTAGGTAGCGTTTGTTTAACTTTACccttttaattataattaataataatataatattttatggATTAATCGATTAAAAAACTGTCACGTGGATTGAAATGCCATGTGAAATAAAATTAAACGGTTTATGTAGTCTTTTAAGTAAattgtatagatagatagatCATATATAGATAAGAGTAAGGGAGTGAAGTTGGTATTTTGGTGTCGGTGGAATTGGAAGTGAAATTGGATGAGGCTGGGTGCAATGTGAAATTGTGAATAATAAACTActctttttttttgtcatttttttttgtttttccatTTCTTTGCTACTCCTTTTTCTGCTCTTTTTTTTTGGCTtggtaattaataaataaattaaataaataattaaaatgtATAGAATGTAAATTGATTGCTAATCTTatgtggaattaaattaattGCTAGCGACATGTGGAATAAAATTAATTGCTTTTgtctagccttttaattatatagtATAGAAgtaaactagttttgtgacccgtgaaaatcacgggtttgattttttttttttgttttgtttttggtgtatTGTTCTTGAAAGTGTTTTTCGGCTTTTTCTGTACTTTCTTTTTTACTTGGAGATATATTATAATtagggtattttgaaattttgtgatatgAGTCAAAACTATGTAATGAGGAATGACACCAAAACTCCTAAATCTGTATGATGGTTTGATTTGTCTTAATGACAACACCTAAGTTAGTATTCCATTTTAATATTCGAGCATTGTAACCACTAAATTAAACTTACTTAAGCGAAACAAAAATACTTGGTATATgtgaaataaaagtaaaaaagaataaaatattaattgTTTATACCTCGACATTTCACGTTTAGATCCTTGGTAAGTAActttgaaaataaacaaaaataaattagaATCCAATTAAATAGAgtgtaaaagactaaacaaaagtaTGCAAATAAAAAATTATTGGTGAATGGAAGTCCCCCCGCCTTTTTGTGGTCTTATATATAATCTTAGATTCTTGGATTATATGACTTTTATTGATATATCTTTTGAGTTATCGGTTATAATTGATCTAAATAAACCCTCCTAGTGCTAATGATAATGAGAGTTATTGAAATTAAACTTTAATGAATTATAATGAGTTGATGTAAACATCATTTTAATGAGTTAATTTaaccaatttttattttttgtcttTTTAGTTGCCAAGGTTCTTACATAGTCATTTATTTAACCAATTTTTATATTTTGTCTTTATAGTTACCAAAATCATTACTCATGTAGTTATGAAAAAATTAGTGCATAtttatcttttttattttttttttgtctttttagtTACATTAGTGGTTATGAAaaatttagtgcatatttatgTTAGAAAATTTATAAAGGTTCTTAAATGATCACTTAGTTAGAGTAAGATGATGTCACTTTATACTTAAGGAATTGCTCAAAATATCATTTTTATGTTATTgtatagataataataataataataataataataataataataataataataataataataataataataataataataataataataataataataataataataataataatatcggtttggttgatgggcatggtggctctctccgtcctgcggatttattgctttattcttgggacagggggcgtgatgtgtgcgtcgacctgacaggttcttcacctttgactcagactgggttgacagattttgtgccgggccgggttgtcgctgatgctgctcagggaaagtgtgctaagtatggggatttgtgcacggtagcgggttatggtttcctacccttctctttctcttcccttggggagctgggttcggatgctgttgccttgctcaagcggatccagaaattctcggtatctcaggatacgggggctcgggtagccgcttacatttttactaggcttagctttgctattgctaagggtgtgggagctcagattgtctctcggctccccaccaatttcatgtaaacttttacttctgttttaatgaaagctgcgcgcatcttcccataaaaaattaaaaaaaataaaaaaaaataaaaaataaataaaaataataataataataataataataataataataataataataataataagtttgtGGCTCATGAACTTCTCTCTAAATATGGCAGAGCATACCTTACTCCTAGATGTCTTCTCAAAGTTGACATCAGGAAGGCTTTTGACTCTGTTCACTGGGGTTTTCTTAGAGACTGCTTGGTGCAAATGAAGTATCCTACTAAGTTTGTGGACTGGCTAATGGCTTGTGTCACCTCCCCTTATTACTCTCTTCAAATTAATGTTGGGATTGAGGGTTTCTTtcctgggaaaagaggactaatTAGGCAAGGGGACCCTCTATCCCCTTATCTTTTTGTCATATGTATGGAGGTTTTGTCAAGACTTTTGAGAAGACTTCCTAGATATGATAATTTCTCTTTTCACCCTAAGTGTGTCCAACTGAATCTGACACATCTGATTTTTGATGATGACTTGCTAGTCTTTACTGGGGGAGATCTTCCCTCTGTTAAAGCTGTTGCCACTTCCTTGGATGAATTTGATCTTATGTCTGGGTTGCAAGCCAATCCTACCAAAACTAGCCTTTACTTTGGAGGGGTGAAATCTGATATCAAAGAGCTCATCTTGGCTGCTACTGGTTTTAGTGCTGGTGTTTTTCCTTTCAGGTATTTAGGCTTGTCACTTTTTAATGCTAGAATTACTAAGGATATGTACCAGCCTCTCCTTGATAAGATTAAGGACAAGATTATGCATTGGGCAAATAGGACTTTGAGTTATGCAGGCAAGACCCTTCTTGTTAACTCAGTTATCTTTGGTTTGAATAATTTTTGGGGTGCTAGTGTCCTATTACCTAAGGGCATAGCCAAGAAAATCACTAAACTGTGCAAAGACTTTATTTGGGGTATTGATGAGGGTCACAGGAGGCATATATTCATGAAATGGCAACTGTTGTGTGCCCCTAAAACAGAAGGGGGTATGGGGATAAAGGAGGTTCTCAGTTGGAATTGTGCTCAAATGACAAAGTGGGTATGGAAGCTGCTGTTCAAACCTCAGTGCCTCTGATCCAGATGGGTTCAGACTTATGTTCTTAAAGGGAGGGATTTCTGGTCTGCTACAGCTAGTATATCTCAGTCTTGGTATCGGAATAATGTTCGTATGAAGGATAAGCTTCTGGAGTTGACAGGAACTGCTGGCCAAGCTTTGTTGATGCTGGAGTCTTGTTCCCCTTAGCTTAAGTACAACACTGCTATGTACTATAATGCTTTGAGAATGAGACATGACACTGTCACCTGGGCTCCTCTTGTTCATGGTAAAGGATGTCACCCTAAACATTCATTTACAGGGGTTTTGCTGATGCATAATACTTTGCCCACGATTGATAAGCTTGTATCTAGGGGGATTGTGATGGTTAACAGGTGTGCTTTGTGTCAATGCCAGGCTGAAGATCTTCACCATATTTTCTTCTCTTGTGGATATTCTACTGAGGTTCTCTCTGATATTGCTAACTGGTTGTCAATTAGTGTTGGTTCTTCTGAGTTGCAGGAGGTCATCCAGACCTTTATCTCCCTGGGTTTATCCAAGAAGCAAAGGGCAGGGTTTATGGCTATGGTTTACTACATTTGGAAGGAAAGAAATGATCGCATTTTTAAGGGGACTTGCTCTACTCCAGAGATGCTTTGTTTTAAGATTAGATCTCATGTAAACTTGCGTCTTTTTGGCTCTTTGTAATCTGTCTGTTGTTGGGTTTTGTTAGGTGTTTTTTTGTTTTCATCTTAGGGGGCTTTATTGGCTTCCTTTGTAGGAAAGAATGGACGGGGTCTTGTAAATTATGATTATTTTTTGATATATAGACCCAAGCTTTTctgcaaaataataataataataataataataataataataataatagtaataataataataataatagtaataaaatagtaataataatagtaataataaggataataatttatgaatgaatggattataaaaatgtcatgtgaattaaaattaaatgatttaGGTAGCCTTTTGATTGTATATTCGTTTTGTTACATGTGAAATGCACGGGATAAATATAAGTTTTCTTACTAAAATTTAGATGTGCTTCTTAATACTCAAAGTGAATAATAAtgtttaattaaactaaatgtaCAATAATTTTTGCACAAATCAAGATATAGTAGTATAGTAGtacaagacaataattacacattGTGTTTGAAACATAAATAGTTTGATCTACGAAATTAAATATGAGAAAGTGAAAAAAACTTACCCTAATATGAACAAAATAGTTATACAAAATCTGTTATACAAACTTTACAACTCATTGTCTTGACACAAAGTACATTTTTTTGTCTTTATCTACTAATAAAACGATACATCAATGATTTATTAGTTTATACCTTAAGTTTTATCTTTAGTTTTCGCCTTAGTCTTGTGCCTTTTGATTATCTTCTTTCTTCAAACAACTTGCATGAGGCTCTACCATATCTACATTCACGTGCCTTTGATGGTGCTGTAGAGTTGATACACATGTTTTATTGATCAAAGAGAAAACATCAACATGGCGAAGATTTAACAAAAGAATCAAAATATTCTCACATGTAGGCCATTTAAATTAATCCAGATGAAAAATATAAATTCcaatataaagcaaacgattcataagAACGAATAacattaaaaattaaaatactttatcatactacaaaacaacaacaataacaatttcATATAAGAGatgttaattcatttttatatacCATACGTTCATACTAACCATAATCAAATATaatattcaacaatgaaatatagTATGTAATTTGAAAATTTATGATCAATGAATATTAAACGGAGGATTAGTGAATGGAAACTATTAGTTTTATATACATTATACAACCATTAGTTTTAAACTTTtcattttacttttcatttattttgtgagttatgagtattattaaataagatTATACAACCATTGATTCTCATTTTTCATATtccttttcatttattttgtgagttatgagtattaaTAAATAAGATAATTGATTATGAGGACCTTAAGAGGTAAATTAATTaggaaaaaggttaatgaaaattatgggtgttcaATTGCCTTGTTTTTAGACGCGTGAATAGTTTTTCACATAATAAGTAAATTGGACTAATGTGAAAAATTTCATAGTTTTTCAATTGCCTTGTTTTTAAAT is a window encoding:
- the LOC141641575 gene encoding uncharacterized protein LOC141641575, whose amino-acid sequence is MYYNALRMRHDTVTWAPLVHGKGCHPKHSFTGVLLMHNTLPTIDKLVSRGIVMVNRCALCQCQAEDLHHIFFSCGYSTEVLSDIANWLSISVGSSELQEVIQTFISLGLSKKQRAGFMAMVYYIWKERNDRIFKGTCSTPEMLCFKIRSHVNLRLFGSL